In Citrus sinensis cultivar Valencia sweet orange chromosome 2, DVS_A1.0, whole genome shotgun sequence, a single genomic region encodes these proteins:
- the LOC102622630 gene encoding zinc finger protein CONSTANS-LIKE 7-like, protein MCQQKSPPPKRKQKISGNNVAVNKPAARRSRTKRRKPKYLSLNLKLSPQDRSHHQQSSNKKSKMKQKQQMKQLNLFPLHPGDHGSKLDMHDQESNNVMVASLLFDTATDSTTTLDGLLTASEEGLLSSSPLFSHGSGDGHRECSDYGLVRTAMRCKERDASEERWVSYSEVVDSKKKKIIKEEEGSSCVDDDDDDAGAWRVKQVRGKKRLSLALKLDYQEVLNAWSDKAPLFVDGGESPQTVPDLYDDPNMLFDAGNSGNLFSVPEMTGNASSFKVDELGKEGWSKEHREASVMRYKEKRQNRLFSKRIRYEVRKLNAEKRPRMKGRFVKRNSEV, encoded by the exons ATGTGTCAACAGAAGAGTCCTCCACCGAAGAGAAAGCAGAAAATTAGCGGAAATAATGTTGCCGTGAATAAACCAGCGGCTCGAAGAAGCAGAACAAAGAGAAGGAAGCCCAAGTACTTGAGTCTGAACTTGAAGCTGAGCCCACAAGACAGGAGTCATCATCAACAGAGCTCTAACAAGAAGAGCAAAATGAAGCAAAAGCAACAAATGAAGCAGCTGAATCTTTTCCCGCTTCACCCGGGAGATCATGGCAGCAAATTAGATATGCATGATCAAGAAAGCAACAACGTAATGGTTGCAAGTTTGCTTTTCGATACGGCCACCGACAGCACCACTACCCTCGACGGCCTACTCACAGCATCGGAGGAGGGCCTACTGTCGTCCTCGCCGCTGTTTAGTCACGGTAGCGGTGACGGTCACCGTGAGTGCAGTGATTATGGTCTTGTACGGACGGCGATGAGGTGTAAAGAGAGGGATGCGAGTGAGGAGAGGTGGGTGAGTTACAGTGAGGTGGTAGAttcgaagaagaagaagattattAAAGAAGAGGAAGGGAGTAGTTgcgttgatgatgatgatgacgatgCGGGCGCATGGCGTGTGAAGCAGGTGCGGGGGAAGAAGAGGTTATCGTTGGCTTTGAAGCTTGATTATCAGGAGGTCTTGAACGCCTGGTCTGATAAGGCCCCACTTTTTGTTGATGGAGGAGAGTCCCCACAAACCGTCCCTGATTTGTATGATGATCCCAAC ATGCTATTTGATGCTGGCAACAGTGGGAATTTATTTAGTGTCCCAGAAATGACTGGTAATGCTAGTAGCTTCAAAGTTGATGAATTGGGTAAAGAGGGATGGAGTAAAGAGCATAGGGAGGCAAGTGTTATGAGATACAAGGAGAAAAGGCAAAATAGGCTATTCTCGAAGCGTATCCGATATGAGGTACGAAAGCTCAATGCTGAGAAGCGCCCTCGAATGAAG